The genomic region AACACACAGGGTTATTACAAACTATGCATACCaccaaaaaatttaaataaatgtaagcTTGAGAGAAGAtaaattaatgtttaaaaataaaaaaaaatgcagactTGGTGAAACATGTCGTATATTACATTAAATCCTATGACTGGATATAAACAGTGAATTCTGAACCCTAGGATGTGGATTCCCAAGAGTGAGGAGcctacactccaacagaccgtcCTTAGTGTCTGTGCCTCACTTCACAATCGCGCTTTGTAGGCTGACAATCACTCACACCACAGCCACATGTGTCTGTAGTTATAATGAAGAATGTTGCATCTTATTTTCCTCCTGCACACGGGGAAAGTGAAAACAGGCAGGGTGGGTTTTGAATTGGATCTATTCATGCATACGTTGCTCAATAAGAGGATGAAAACAATGCGCTCTATAGCACAGATGAGGTCTGAGGAGTGGgcgagtgccccccccccccccccctattcaTTAACATAAAGATTGCACTGTCCTGGTTAATTATCAGTGACATGACAACTACTGTGACTCTCCTCTATAGTCACGTCTTTGAAATCCAAATGAATCACATCTGAGAgggcaaataaatgaaaacaacactttGTTGGAGTCTTTATATAATCTGTGGATTTTTTAGCCTGTAATTCTTCCAAACACAAAATACGAAAATGTATGTTTATCTCAGACCTTTTTTCTACTGCCTTAAAAGAGTATTTGAAcgcatcatttattttttatagatAACTGCCCGACCAGCCGCTTTATTCCAAACAAGAATGAATCACGGAGGCAGGTTGAGGAACATCAAAGATGAAACAAGAAGCAGCACTGTGAGATGGAGCTCAATTCAACATCGCCCCCTATCGGCTGTACCTCGCTAGTACAAGATACAAAAACATGGCTCTGTGTATGACGGTATTCAAAGGGCAGAAGGATGGGGGAAGGATTCCAAAGTAAAGGTCTATTGGAAGtcatgcaattaaaaaaagaaggttGAAAGACATAATTAGTATTACTATAGGTATTTACTATggcaaaagtattttttttatcagattaCTTGATTGAATAATCGATAGAATATTCTATTACTAAAATAAAAACTAGAGGTTTAGCCCTAATGCGACACACACTAAATGCATGAACACCAAAAGATCTTTGACAATGGAGACAAGAATAAAGACAATGAGGCACCAGTTAATCCAGCGAGTGCCGTGGTTTCATCTCcccttgtatttgtgtttttgcgcTGTGTCACCTACACATGCGCTGTGTGTGGTGTCTGCATTcacttgtgtgttgtgttcgaGCGAAGactggacgtgtgtgtgttcctacgTACGGTGTCCACAGCCTGGGGAAGGCGCCGATCTCCTCCTCCGTGTACTCGTTGAGTTTCTTGGGGATCTTTCTGGGCTGAGGTAGCTCCTCCGTCAGGTTGGCTCGGATGTCCTCTGGCAGCTCCTGGTGGGGGGTGGGGAGAGGAGGCGGGACACCAGATTaaagaagaaaggaaaatgGATGAAATAAAGAATTGAAAGGAGGTGACATTAAGATGTTAAGATTTACGCCATTAATAGAAGCAGCTAAAATATTCTACAGAGAGTCCATCACTCTCCAAGCTTCACAGATAGTCCCTCTCATTAATATTCATTAAAGGTGCATGTGAGGCGACAGATTCATTAAGGAGCCAGCAAAGAGTCCTGAATAAAATAGTTTCAAGGATACGCTCTTGCAACATCTACCCAAAGCTTTACACTATATACACTGTTCTGAGTTGCAGATGCAGTTTTTCACATGGCTCAGAAAGTCCAGGTGGTTGTATATAGAGATGTACACTAGAGAACATCAGTTCTTATATCAAGACCAGTCCAGACCAAAATAACATGATAGTTATATGGAGTGACGTGGATAGAAATGACATCCAGCTCCTTTTGGACTTGTCGTTCATTTAATTAAGAGCCTGTCTAGTactttttttgtttcagttcaCTTCAGAAGCTGTGATGTTTGACACTGGCGGTTCTTTCCAATGCAACTTTAAAATAATCAACAATTAATTCCACTGAGTAATTAAAGTCTATATACTACAGAGACCATTATTCACAATAATCTTTTAACTAAGAAGACAAAGTTCGACACACTTTGAGAAATGCCtcaaaagtaacattttagatAAATCTAGTCAGAACTGAATTTAGACTCAAGCCCCCgttctcctccagcagccaTTGGTTCGGCTCTGACACGGCCCATTGCTGAATCCCCTCCCTATTCTCTGAAACTGTCCTGTCAATAAAAGGAATGCCTAAAGAATGATCTTCAAAAAACTGTATTCAAAGATTTGGCTTTCTGAGGGAAATGGAACATCCTGTGattgcagaaaataaaagacaaccttgataaaaaaaaaaagctgatttgTTACACATCCATTAGTCAGAGAGCAACATTagctttcatttgttttcatgtctctgtcattttagtCCAATATTCACTCTCCTGttagctctgtttgtttttcctctttatcaGTTCCTGAAAAATATCTGGCTCTTGGCTCTTAGCTCAGCTAAAGGCTCCACAATTATCATTTGTCATCTGGTGCTGATCAGGGTACGTGTGGCTGGTTTATCAGAGCAAGCTGAAAACATCTGCCTGCAGCATCTGGACACAAGGAGCAGTGGGAATGAACCGCGACTGTAAACTGTGACTTCTGAACACAAACAATGAGCCAAACGATGCCAAAAAGCTCGGTGGAGGTGAGGGGAACTGATGAGTCAGCTGATAACTCTATGCTTCATCACCACTGAGTAACACAACACAGTTATTTGACCCTTTGCTAATATCCAACTGAATTGTGCAGCAGTTAAAACAGCCACAGCAgctgggaaaagaaaacatgaagtgCCAACTAATGCTCTACTACAGCGAAAACAGTTTATATATTAGTGAATGATAATTAACTATAAAAGGTGAAGCACCTGAAATAATGAAAACCTTGACATGAGAGAAAGTTGGGAGCATTAGATAAAACTGGCCTCATCTGTTTCAGCCTCTTTATGCAAAATAACAGTGATGCATTTTATGtgtattattacatttaataagCCTGGAAGTTTGATTGGAAGAGGGAAGTATCTGTACATTGTCCGttctgagagagaaaagacaacCTGGACTTACATCCTCAGGAAAGATGTGTAATCGCTGCATCATGGTGCGACGCTGTAGATTCTTAGGCAGCATGCCGTAAACTGCCAACTTCACGATCTGGTGAGAAGAAGCACATTGGAAAGTTTGGAACACAGTCAACTCCTCCGTTTCTCGTAAAACAGTATCTACAGCGACCTCACACAAGTTCTCCTGtattttccttgtttgtttCTCAATGTGAGGCTGGCTGCTAAGGATGTGAATTTGAACTTGGACTGAGATATTGGACTGAGCTGTTGTTGGGCAGAAAATATGTTGGACTGAGATACTGGACAGAGACGGCACTGACAAATTCTTCATCTGTCAAATTCCATTTCTCACTCCAACCCTCCACAATTCACTTCAACTAAACCACCAGCAGGACACACATCTGCGGTTAGAGGCTGAACTTCAACCTGCAGCAGCAAAGAGCCAGCAGCCGAGTGCACGTCTCTCCTGGTTTACTAAAATAATGATCGGGCACCAGTTCAGGTCATTCCGCTACTTTTAGTGGTTCCAATGTAAGATGAGGACCTTTCTGGTATTTTCCCCATCAGACCTTACACTGCCAATCCATTTGTTCGTTGctgggttgtgtgtttgtttccacaaaacttggaggGGAGCTGCAGTAAgagtcagggaagaacacatccagatccagatccggTGACAGATTCGGGATTTTTTCCCATCATCTTTAACATTGAAAGAAAGAGTGGGTTTTTGCTCTTGAACTGAATTGCATCTAATGTGTCTCCATAAGTGAGTAAAACCTAACTGATATAAACAGGCTGATTTTTAAGGAGGTTGAGTTTTCACCCCGCCCATTTGTGCATTAAtttctatgtttgtttgtgtttgactgaaatataaatgattAGAAACTAACCGAATGGATTAGGACGAAGCTTAGAGGAAGGGTGTGGTGTAGGTCAGGGAAGACGCTATTAAACAGGCGGCGTgcccactttctttaatatttcgagaatttgtatttttcaacattttcctggagaaaaatTCATGGCTCTACATgaaaatctggcacatttagggaagTGATATCTGGTGCAGGTTGATTGAATTGAAGCAGACtgttggtggaggtatgagTGCAATTCCAGTTATCTCTTAGGATGGCAATATTATTATGATATTGGATATTTATCAAAGTGGTTTGCCAGATACAGTTTTTAGGTCACAACCAGGTCTAAGTTTAGTTTTATCTGGGTGGAATACGTCAAACTCTGCCATTCCTGTAACACAGTGAAATATGCAACAAACTAAAACCGCAGGAATTATCCCTGAGCTGACATTCTCATACTGAGATTCACCAAACACCAACGCCTCAGCTGTAAATCCACTGCTGTTTAATCCCTGTCCTCTGCACTTCACATAGACGTGTACCATCAGCACATCCAGTATGAAGGAAGGGATAAATGTCAAACCATGACGTGGCTACTCTGAAAAGAGCGTGTGGCAGACACAGAAATTATGCTAATCTCCCAGGATGTGGGTTAAAATCCTACATACAGTAGAACAGAAATCCACAGTGTACGGTGTGAAGGCTGTGGCATTTCTGTGATTTGGTAGATTTTCTGAAGGTAAGAAACCAATGAGGGAGACTTACAGCTTGTGGGTCTTTCTGATGTAACTGGGCAGCTGTGAGTTGTTTGAATCCACCTGGAtacctttagaaaaaaaaagataagtcTCTGTTGTGTTGACAATCGCTTTAACACCCCCAACACACTCTATTGCACTTACAGTAAATACATAGGCATGTAGGTATAATAATAAAAGCATGCAGATACCAGACATTAGGAAGAATAAGATTCTCTACTAAACACAATTCATTTAAGAGcaattttttatatatctgCACTTCTAATGAAATGTTTCCTTACTCTTAAACAGTGTGAATTAATTGTGGTATAATTGGTAATTCATAATCTTCAGCTTTCAAAGGATAATTGAGAAGAAAAGGCTGTCCTCACTATTGGCCACTTTAAAGTGTTACAAAAAACATCTCATCTCTCCAATGTCTAATGTAAATCCATGAAGTTCCATGCAGGGAAAATcaaattcttattttttaaacagttcAGCTGTTTAACAGCTTTTCACAACTCCAACTCCCGAATATAGACTCAACACGACTCAAATGCACCACAACATAAGGGATTGTGACAAGAGGTTACTAGGGCAttgtttatattacatttttaacagGTAATGtagaataaaaagagaaaaagggaaaaataaaacgtgGGGACTCACCCTGTGTGCGACGAGTAGACTTTCTGCTCCCATTTGTTTCCAGAGAACgctatgtgtttggtgtttatTACTATTACATGGTCTCCACAGTCACCTGCAAAGAGGAGCAAGGTCACTGTTATGTTAGAAATTATACGACACACGACAGTGTTTTACATGAGACAAAAATGTAGAGACAAAGCTGCACTACCAATGATTACATATAAACAGCAGCTCATTTTTTGGTCCAGTTAATACTCATCTTCCAGAAAATAATGAATATCATGGTATATACAATATTTTATGAAGACATTGTGAGAACACAGCTGACATATTTTGAAAGTTGATCCTCTGCTGCCATCATGTGGCCACTCCATGGCATAACCTTACACTGGGATGGTGGGGTGGCAGCTCTTACTTACTGAGTGCATGGTAGATCGGTTTGTGTTTCCCCTGTAATCGAACCGAACACATGGTGGCGATCTTGCCAGGAGGCTGCATCTTGGCATCGATTATGAACCAGGAGCGGGCGAAGGTTGCCCATTGCTgaaaacagaaagtgaaaaggAATTAGATGAATAAACACGAGACTGGAACAGGTTTCGAGGTTGGAAACACGAAAGGGTTCCTAACGATATTAATAAAGGCTTATTAAATATGGTTTAACTTTCTGATCTTGGTATCGTGCATATGTACAGCTACAGTTAAAACACAACAGACccattaatattttttgttaaCATCAGAATACCCTGCTTGATAAAATGTCTGCTGTTATTAAGGCCATAGACTTGTGTCATGGTGTTTGAAGcaatttaatataaatgtatattaaaatTAATTTCTAAATTATGACGGTTGCTGTATTTCTCCTTTATTAAAGTGACTGCTCAGAAAGCCTGACAACCTGCAATGTTTAACTAAAACCCCATatccaaatcaaataaaacctaACAATTGATCTGGAATCGGACACTCTATTACAGAACACACTAAACATCACCAGAACAAATTCCCTGCTGGTCAATCCCTGATTGTGGCAGATGCAGAAACTGTAGCCTAACCTAAGttagaacacacacaggaaagttTCTTTGCAATTCATTGTGTGTAACAAGCCAGACTATTTGATTATATTAATAAATCGTAATGATCTCCAGTCTAGTGCTGTAAATGAGTCCAAAAGGTAGGAGAATAAATCTGGCATGTTCCACTACAAAGAGCAAACTCATATATTATTATGTCATAGATCCTAACATCATGGAATCAGTGAGAGTTTGCAAGAAGAGACAGAACAGGCAAAACTGAAACAGCCTCCATCCACAGAGGAACAAGTACAAGTTTGTAAAGTGAAGCTGGAAGAATTGATgccaaataaatgtaaatactgGTGATTTGATTTAGGTTTTTTCTGATGACTGCATTTTGCATCAGTTAACTGATGATTAACACTATGATGACTTTGAAAGCTTCCCTCACTCTATATTTAGTAACTAAAACTGTAATTTATGCATATTTCAGTAATTTATTATAGGTTTCTTCTGTGTAATGTCCTTGACAGTTCTGAAATGAGTAGCAGCCAGTTAACTGCCCCTTCATGTCCATACCTGAGTCATTCAGGATAAACACACGCAGATCTGAAAGGTTTGAGTCTAAAGAAACAGTGAATAGCTAATCCCGCAATATCCCATAATAACACTTCAGGTTGGGATAACACGATTTCACGTTAACGTTACCAGGAATTAACCAGGTGTTCTACTGGGTGCACAGTTATGACGTCTCTAGTGAAGCACAGCAGCTAGCTTGTTAGCAGCAGTGTAGCTATCGACCAGCAGGACATTACACCCACGTAACGATtgagatgagagatgagaaTAAGAGCGAATCCTTCATAGTGTTGTAAATCACCTGAGCAGATCTGGAGAAACTTGACATGTCGACGGCTCTATCGGCTCATCCTTATATTGACCCTCAACGTGAGTAGTGGTCCGGTTGGTAAATTAGTTCGTACTGAAACAACTATCTGATATTTAACCGTTCTTACCTTGCAGCTTTGTGGTCCAGCGAAACTTACTGATATGTCATGGGTTGTATATTTCCTATTTCTGCATTTATCGTCCAtccatgacatttaaaaatatattttttattcgttTTTGCAATAACATATAGTCTCACGAACAGTAGCTTCTACCCGGAGCTATTTTGAAATCGTGCTATGACGCAACTACCGCTTCCTTCCTACGGCAGAAAGAGAGCGGGGAAATTTGACAAGTCCCCGACAGCAGCGACACATATACAAGAGTTTCCtcttgttttattctctgatagaaaacacacaggTCAATAGAGTCGATTTCAATCAACATTAATATGTCCACGTGTCTGAAGACGAGGAGTTTAGAGGAGGTGCAGGCCACGCTGCAGATCGCCAAACTGAAAGAGGAGGATCTACAGAAGACCATCCACTGTCTGTCCTTTGGAGAAAACGTCTCCTCTGGAGACTACTGCCTGTTGGAGCTGGACGAGACGCTGTATAAACACCTCGAGGCTGGACAACGGTAAAGTGGTGAGGGTGGGAACTCGGTCAGGAAACACTGGTCTCAGTAGTGTCATGACTGGTGAAGCTACTGATGCTGAATCTCTGTAATGTCAAAAATAGAAAGTAAATACGCTTCATAAGTGCTCAAAAGCTTAAAGATATATATTCAACAAACTCGGTTGACATTGCAGCAAGTCACATTTCaatgattatttaatttacagtgacttttaacaccaacaaaaacaataataactcCTTGAGCCAGTTAAACTAACATCAGGTATTTCGTTTGCACTACTGCTCATCACTACAAAAGCTGATATGATGTGTTAGCTGTTGCTATCATGTTTATTCTTGTTTAacacaatttatttcatcgttttggggacggctgtggctcagggggtaaaGCGGGTCATTCACCAACAAGAAAGGGAGTAGTCTGATGCCCTGCTCCTTCTGTCTGCATGCCCATCaaccttgggcaagacactgaactgcAAATTGCTCCTGAACAGTGTGTTATagaaaaagtgtgtttgtgagtgagtgagtgaatgttGCTTTTACTCtaaagctctttgagtggtggacaagacaaaacaaacattccATTTAATTTGCTCCTTTTTGCAGTCTGGTGATTCGGGGGGATAAGGAGGAGCATGCTGTGCTCTGCAGTGGTGACACAACCTACGATCTCAAAATAGCCGACACCTCCAACGTCCTGCTGTTTTTGCCAGAATGCAAAACGGTGGACCAACTTACCAACAGCCAGGAAAGCTCCCATGTGGTGCCCACTCAGGTATGGAAATCAAATCACgtaaacacacatgtgcacataaTGTGTGGTTGGATTTATGACTGTGACGGTTTACTACCTCTGTTGTAGATCTGGGGATTTTGTAACAGCTACTGGGAGCTGAGGAAGCGGCGTCCTAAACTGAAGAAACTGACAAAGCTGCTAATGGAGAATCCGTATGAGGGACCTGCTTTGGGGGGGCAGCTGGAGAACACAGAGAACAGGGTAAAACATATTAATTAAACATAATATCCTGTAGGACTGAGTACATGCAGTTGGTAGAGGACATGTACTCTCTCAGTAGTACCCATGTAAGTTCTGTATCCTGTCCTTAATGAAAATGAATGGTTTTAACCATTTAAACCATAAATTGGAGTTAAACTATCTTTGCTGTTTTTGCTTTCAAGTGTTATAGTGTTTCTTAGTAACAGTTTCCTGTTGCGTTCCTGTGTTGTCAGTACACGATGCCAGATCTGTTGGAGAGGATCCAGGCCAGTGAGGAGGAGATACAGACCCATTTAGAAACCGTCCATGCCTGTCAGATCGATGGTAAACAGTGACCTCTGTTCATCATTGACATAAACACGTGTATGAATGGTAAAACCTACCAGATGTGTGTTTATATCAGAATGTCTTTCTTCCAGGTTACTGGTGCGTACTAGACTTTGATTATGAGATGAAGCTGCTCGGTCATGTGACCCAGCTGGTGGATTCTGAGTCGTGGCCCTTCAACAAGGTTCCCCTTGAAACATGTCTGGAGGAGTTAGCCCCTCTGGAGCCCAAGTGAGTTAAGGCGCAGGATCCTCATGTTCACAACATGTAGACTCAGTAAATTCGATTTTTGGTTATAAGAAACATTTATGAAGCCAGTTTCCAACACTAATattatctttctttttcacagAGAGATGATCGAGCATTGCTTGAACTGCTATGGGAAACGTTATCTTGAAAATGGTACGATATAAATCTGTGTGGATTCAATTGACAGATCACAGGATTTCATTAGTAAATTGTGAATCTGAACCCAATCTGGAAGTACACTTCTGaactctctgtttcctcttgcTCCTGCACAGACAAAGTATTTTATGCATTGAACGAGGATAAAGTCTGTCGGGGCATCgcactgatgctgctgcagaacgCTGTCAAGTTCAACCTGAGGGAGTTTCAGGAGGTCTGGCAACAGAGCGTCCCAGAGGGCATGAGCACGAGACTGGAGCAGCTGAAGGTTAGCCTGCACCCCGCTTGCACTATGTACTGATATCTGAGTAGAGAAGGGGGGGTGGAGTTTCctattttctctgtgttttacatATTATACCTATTTTTCTACACATTTTCGGCCCAAGCCTCAGAATCTTTGAAAGAGAAGAGATGGTAATTTACACAATTGAGATTATGTAACTGAAGTGCATCTCCCCTCTAAAGGAGCTTCATGTTGTCTTTTGGTTAAAAAGACATGGCACCTCAGTCTGAATGTTTTACAAGGTTTAAATGAGTTGCCTTTATAATACATATAAATCCACTAAACCTTACAGCTATTGAGTGTTGTGGCTTCTAGGAGTCAGGGATCTGTTGAAAAGACCGGACTCTTGCTCTTATCTGAATCTTTTCAAAAGAAGATAATGTTCTTTAAAGACagtttacattttgtttatttcaaatttcaaaaTGCCTCCTATCTGGAGTGAGGCAACATACCTCGGACATATTTCCACCATTAGCGACCCGCTTCAGCTGTTTGTCTCTACTAGTCCTACCCGATGGACCTTTTTGAGAAACTGAACTGTGTGCCGATGGCTTTGTAAATCTTCCAGAGTGTCGCGCTGGTAGACCGCACGTCCCGCCCACAGACCATCTGCCTGCTGCGGCTGGACGATCTCCCAGAAGACACACTGCAGCGCTTCAACCAGCTCTTCACACTCAGAGAGAAATGGACAGAAGACGACATCACGCCCTACATTCAGTAGGTGTTATCCCACTGAGAAATTGTTAACTTCCATTCAAGCGTATTGTGGTGTAATGGTTCCCTTCTCCTTGTGCAGAGACCTgtgtggagagaaacagagcacCGGAGCCCTCCTGACCAAGTACGCCCGCTCCTCAATGCAAAACGGGATCAAGGTGTTCAACTCCAGGAGACCTGTGGCCACATGAACGTGTCACATTGAAAATAAAGGCGGTATTATACGCTCACTTAAAAATGCCTTTAGCATTGCAGATATTTATCAACCAGTTGAAGAGTTATTACAACTATCCTCCCTAAAGTTCAAGTTTTTCTCACTAAACTCtaactttatttgtgttttcttgcctGTAAAAAGACTGTTGTATGCTGATAATAAAATTTGTTTCTTAAATTTGTAATACGAGTTATTATTTCTGTCTCATATTGTCTTTAACTAACTTGAGTTGGATTAccatattttctttttcatttccgGCTTAGATTACGCAGCTGTTATGCTGGAGGTTGTCCTCAAGGGGGAGCCCTGTGCTTAAAATGTACCCTCACACTGAGAGGTACAGAGGGCACTGGCTGACATTACCAGCTGGGTTGTCCTTCActgcatttatttgtatcacaGAGAACAACAAATAATTCACTGAATCAAGTTTCAGATGACTGGATCCCACTCTCAAATTACAAGTAGAGCCAAAACAATTAGATGGTTGATGATTCATCAATCGACAGCAGATTTATCAGCCGCTATTTTGAAAACAGTATTTTAAGCaaaggtagaaaaaattatttacaCTGCAGCTACCATGTAGAAATCAAAGGttacaagacaaaaacaaccgAAAAGTTTTTGGTGCGGTCTTATGTTTCGATTCTGTTCTTATTTCCTTTCATTTAATTGAAAAACTTATTTATCAGGACTTATATTTAAGGAAATTTGATTCAAATTCCGAGCAGATACTGGTTAATgactaaaatcatttaaaagagAATTCTTTACCCATaataaagagtttaaaacctAAACCTTCATTCAGGAGCAAAAAGTCCTTATGAACATTTTTATCTCGATATAGGTTTTGGCCATATCACCAAGCCCTAATTCCAAGTGTAATTTCAAACTGTCCTATCTGTCAGACACTGTCTCTGTGATGGTACTGTG from Pleuronectes platessa chromosome 10, fPlePla1.1, whole genome shotgun sequence harbors:
- the dscc1 gene encoding sister chromatid cohesion protein DCC1; the encoded protein is MSTCLKTRSLEEVQATLQIAKLKEEDLQKTIHCLSFGENVSSGDYCLLELDETLYKHLEAGQRLVIRGDKEEHAVLCSGDTTYDLKIADTSNVLLFLPECKTVDQLTNSQESSHVVPTQIWGFCNSYWELRKRRPKLKKLTKLLMENPYEGPALGGQLENTENRYTMPDLLERIQASEEEIQTHLETVHACQIDGYWCVLDFDYEMKLLGHVTQLVDSESWPFNKVPLETCLEELAPLEPKEMIEHCLNCYGKRYLENDKVFYALNEDKVCRGIALMLLQNAVKFNLREFQEVWQQSVPEGMSTRLEQLKSVALVDRTSRPQTICLLRLDDLPEDTLQRFNQLFTLREKWTEDDITPYIQDLCGEKQSTGALLTKYARSSMQNGIKVFNSRRPVAT
- the mrpl13 gene encoding 39S ribosomal protein L13, mitochondrial, producing MSSFSRSAQQWATFARSWFIIDAKMQPPGKIATMCSVRLQGKHKPIYHALSDCGDHVIVINTKHIAFSGNKWEQKVYSSHTGYPGGFKQLTAAQLHQKDPQAIVKLAVYGMLPKNLQRRTMMQRLHIFPEDELPEDIRANLTEELPQPRKIPKKLNEYTEEEIGAFPRLWTPPQDYKMK